One genomic segment of Sminthopsis crassicaudata isolate SCR6 chromosome 4, ASM4859323v1, whole genome shotgun sequence includes these proteins:
- the EFNB3 gene encoding ephrin-B3, with protein sequence MGALHPGLGGMRVGGLLLGLLGLVSGLSLEPVYWNSANKRFQAEGGYVLYPQIGDRLDLLCPRARPPGPHSSPDYEFYKLYLVGGAQGRRCEAPPSPNLLLTCDRPDVDLRFTLKFQEYSPNLWGHEFRSHHDYYIIATSDGTREGLESLQGGVCLTRGMRVLLRVGQSPRGGIAPRKPVSQMPIEKDRGAAHRLDPSKENMAGDPSSNTTSRGTEGPLPPPSIPAVAGAAGGLALLLLGVAGAGGAMCWRRRRAKPSESRHPGPGSLGRGGSVGLGGGGTGGMGHRDTEPGELGIPLRGSGTADPPFCPHYEKVSGDYGHPVYIVQDGPPQSPPNIYYKV encoded by the exons ATGGGGGCCCTCCATCCTGGGCTGGGGGGCATGAGAGTCGGGGGGCTGCTGCTGGGCCTCTTGGGGCTGGTGTCGGGGCTTAGCCTGGAGCCTGTCTACTGGAACTCGGCGAATAAGAG GTTCCAGGCAGAGGGTGGCTATGTGCTCTACCCTCAGATTGGGGACCGATTGGATCTACTATGCCCTCGGGCCCGCCCCCCTGGCCCACACTCATCCCCAGACTATGAGTTCTACAAACTGTACCTGGTTGGAGGAGCCCAGGGCCGACGCTGTGAGGCCCCTCCATCCCCTAACCTGCTCTTGACCTGTGACCGGCCTGATGTTGATCTTCGATTCACCCTCAAGTTCCAGGAGTACAGCCCCAACTTATGGGGACATGAATTCCGTTCACACCATGACTACTACATCATTG CCACATCAGATGGAACCCGAGAGGGTCTGGAGAGTCTTCAGGGTGGGGTCTGCCTGACCAGGGGGATGAGGGTACTTCTCCGTGTGGGACAGA GTCCCCGAGGAGGGATAGCTCCTCGAAAACCTGTCTCTCAAATGCCAATAGAGAAGGACCGAGGTGCAGCACATCGCCTGGATCCCAGCAAAGAGAATATGGCAG gTGACCCCTCCAGTAATACAACTTCCAGGGGTACAGAGggccctcttcctcctcccagcATACCAGCAGTGGCTGGGGCAGCTGGAGGACTGGCCCTGCTCCTCTTGGGTGTGGCAGGGGCAGGGGGTGCCATGTGTTGGCGAAGACGACGAGCCAAGCCTTCAGAGAGCCGACATCCTGGCCCAGGCTCTCTTGGGAGGGGAGGATCTGTGGGACTTGGGGGTGGGGGAACAGGAGGAATGGGTCACCGGGATACTGAGCCAGGGGAGTTGGGGATCCCTCTGAGGGGCAGTGGAACTGCAGATCCCCCTTTCTGTCCTCACTACGAGAAGGTGAGTGGTGACTATGGACATCCTGTGTACATTGTGCAAGATGGGCCACCTCAGAGCCCTCCAAACATCTACTATAAGGTGTGA